One window of Paenibacillus albicereus genomic DNA carries:
- a CDS encoding inositol monophosphatase family protein, whose product MTDRQAVLAQAREVAELAAREAAALAREYFTRDKQVQDKGDSGDLVTVADTLAEEIILGHIRAAFPDHEIRSEETGWHGAPGDWLWLVDPLDGTNNYAIGLPVYGVSITLLYRREPLLGVICDSHLDRLYVAQKGKGAFVDGSPISIGRCPSVPRMTVGWIQGHAVGKDERVLALKARLEGSFKRVLRLWAPAVQWCMLARGDLDAMVLYNSEGDDLYAGLLLAREAGAAVVDFNGGPFQGMSAEPYLIAAHPEHLPELIGIVRGGLGL is encoded by the coding sequence ATGACCGACCGTCAGGCGGTGCTGGCCCAGGCCCGGGAGGTGGCCGAGCTCGCCGCCCGCGAGGCGGCGGCGCTGGCGCGGGAGTATTTCACGCGGGACAAGCAGGTGCAGGACAAGGGAGACAGCGGCGATCTCGTCACCGTCGCCGATACGCTCGCCGAGGAGATCATCCTGGGCCATATCCGCGCGGCATTCCCCGACCATGAGATCCGCAGCGAGGAGACGGGCTGGCACGGAGCGCCGGGCGACTGGCTGTGGCTCGTCGATCCGCTCGACGGGACGAACAACTACGCGATCGGCTTGCCGGTGTACGGCGTGTCGATCACGCTGCTTTATCGGCGAGAGCCGCTGCTCGGCGTCATCTGCGACTCTCATCTGGATCGGCTGTACGTGGCCCAAAAGGGGAAAGGAGCCTTCGTCGACGGTTCTCCGATCTCGATCGGCCGCTGCCCGTCCGTGCCGCGCATGACCGTCGGCTGGATTCAGGGGCATGCCGTCGGCAAGGACGAGCGCGTGCTCGCGCTCAAGGCCCGGCTGGAGGGCAGCTTCAAGCGGGTCCTCCGCCTGTGGGCGCCGGCGGTGCAGTGGTGCATGCTCGCGCGCGGCGACTTGGACGCGATGGTGCTGTACAATTCGGAGGGAGACGATCTGTACGCCGGGCTGCTGCTCGCCCGCGAGGCGGGAGCGGCGGTCGTCGATTTCAACGGCGGGCCTTTCCAAGGGATGAGTGCCGAGCCGTACCTGATCGCCGCACATCCCGAGCATCTGCCGGAGCTGATCGGCATCGTGCGCGGCGGGCTTGGACTCTAG
- a CDS encoding phosphotransferase family protein, whose amino-acid sequence MTTAIFFSSPRLGETNGEQLQRMLDRHGLGRLLAWSRTGQGAMNQTLRIETDTGAYIFKGNPLYPGQLEEERWFSEQLATRTKLPLPVPYVMDERTDLFGWSYAIMPCLPGRHLGDLPDDGGEAGAQAAAEALRQIHAWTEPAFGEYDPRNGRIVPFEGGYFSWLSHRVLYWLKDAARFSDIGAEDEAWAEGVLRQAELGFAKLQRASMCMGDFKPGNFLLEDEPGGMRLSGLFDLTNGYFGDPLADLPKLLVYYRSRGRHDRAARFLRACTEGMEADRGWEARLAVHLLHQNVLDWGCLKAMGAADWPEERTFRDWAADWQADLAGWLAAARGETP is encoded by the coding sequence ATGACGACAGCCATTTTTTTTTCCTCACCTCGCTTAGGCGAGACGAACGGCGAGCAGCTGCAGCGCATGCTGGATCGGCACGGACTCGGCCGGCTGCTTGCCTGGAGCCGGACCGGCCAAGGCGCGATGAACCAGACGCTGCGGATCGAGACGGACACAGGCGCATACATTTTCAAAGGAAACCCGCTCTACCCGGGGCAGCTGGAAGAGGAGCGCTGGTTCTCCGAGCAGCTCGCCACCCGGACGAAGCTGCCCCTTCCGGTTCCCTATGTCATGGACGAGCGGACGGATCTGTTCGGCTGGAGCTACGCGATCATGCCTTGCCTGCCGGGACGGCATCTCGGCGACCTGCCGGATGACGGCGGCGAGGCTGGAGCGCAGGCGGCCGCCGAGGCGCTGCGCCAGATCCATGCCTGGACGGAGCCGGCATTCGGCGAGTACGATCCGCGGAACGGCCGGATCGTTCCGTTCGAGGGCGGCTATTTCAGCTGGCTCTCCCATCGGGTGCTTTACTGGCTCAAGGACGCCGCGCGCTTCTCCGACATCGGAGCGGAGGACGAGGCGTGGGCGGAGGGCGTGCTGCGTCAGGCGGAGCTCGGCTTCGCCAAGCTGCAGCGCGCCTCCATGTGCATGGGCGACTTCAAGCCGGGCAACTTCCTGCTGGAGGACGAGCCGGGCGGGATGCGCCTGAGCGGGCTGTTCGACCTGACGAACGGCTACTTCGGCGATCCGCTGGCCGATCTGCCCAAGCTGCTCGTCTATTACCGCAGCCGCGGCCGGCATGATCGGGCGGCGCGGTTCCTCCGCGCCTGCACGGAGGGCATGGAGGCCGATCGCGGTTGGGAAGCCCGCCTCGCCGTCCATCTGCTGCATCAGAACGTGCTCGATTGGGGCTGCCTCAAGGCGATGGGAGCAGCCGATTGGCCCGAGGAGCGGACGTTCCGGGATTGGGCGGCCGACTGGCAGGCGGACCTGGCCGGCTGGCTGGCGGCAGCGAGAGGAGAGACGCCATGA